In Alkalihalobacterium alkalinitrilicum, a genomic segment contains:
- a CDS encoding DedA family protein, which translates to MEWETYVAVLYEFGYGGLFLWLWLGMFIFPVPNEIIMISVGWLSNDYLQMVPAFIAAYFGIIASTTTMFLIGRFAGAPLLSKLVNRTAIKKGKKMIDNHGTYALLFCCFFAGIRHAIPFLCGTRKLSFLTFALVSYTSCFIWCTIFFSFGKYIVVSGIESLQQHNIYLVSILVFVIAVVGFFLKNMFFGSKQEDDARSYTS; encoded by the coding sequence ATGGAATGGGAAACGTATGTAGCAGTATTATATGAGTTCGGTTATGGGGGATTATTTCTATGGCTGTGGTTAGGTATGTTTATCTTTCCCGTGCCCAATGAAATTATTATGATAAGTGTTGGTTGGTTGTCGAACGATTATTTACAAATGGTTCCTGCATTTATAGCTGCTTATTTTGGAATAATTGCTAGTACAACCACTATGTTTTTAATTGGTCGGTTTGCAGGTGCTCCACTTCTTAGTAAGTTAGTAAATAGAACGGCAATAAAAAAAGGGAAAAAGATGATTGATAATCATGGCACATATGCCCTTCTTTTCTGTTGTTTTTTTGCTGGGATCCGACATGCTATCCCTTTTTTATGTGGTACTCGAAAACTTTCATTTTTAACATTTGCACTAGTTTCGTATACTAGTTGTTTCATATGGTGTACCATTTTCTTTAGTTTTGGAAAATATATCGTTGTTTCAGGAATTGAAAGTCTTCAACAGCATAATATTTATCTTGTATCAATTCTAGTGTTTGTAATAGCAGTGGTTGGATTTTTCTTGAAAAATATGTTCTTTGGTAGCAAGCAAGAAGATGATGCGAGGTCGTATACAAGTTAA
- a CDS encoding glycine betaine uptake BCCT transporter, with protein sequence MEKVTKVFWVSIVLAIVFVLWGVLLPNQLTNIMDVTLGFFLQNFGWFYQLSATFFLIFALFLIFSRYGKVKLGKDEDKPEFKRPTWFAMLFSAGMGIGLLFFGVSEPISHFASPPLGEAGTSAAATQALRYTYLHWGFHAWAIYATIALGLAYFKFRKGYPGLMSATLYPILGEKTKGPIGGIIDVVAVFATIFGVAASLGLGSAQINGGLSYVTGIPNTFGIQLLIIGIITVLFLISAGTGIKKGIKYLSNTNMILAVLLFFGVLFLGPTVFLLELFTTTFGSYIQNLPAMGLRLAPFNANDAAWIQGWTIFYWAWWIAWAPFVGTFIARVSKGRTVREFLVAVLFIPTIVCSLWFAVFGGTGIHLEYNLGIPVSEQTLETALFLVFQQLPFSALLILITLFLITVFFITSADSATFVLGMQTTNGSLEPPNIVKYAWGILLSASAAILMYTGGLAGIQTAIIVSAFPLTFVLIAMSFAMVKSLKEEVGPKKQTDPEKSKKKTKIKEQINPT encoded by the coding sequence ATGGAGAAAGTTACGAAGGTTTTTTGGGTTTCTATTGTATTGGCAATTGTATTCGTACTTTGGGGTGTCCTATTACCTAATCAATTGACCAATATCATGGACGTTACATTAGGATTCTTTTTGCAAAACTTTGGTTGGTTTTACCAACTTTCAGCTACCTTTTTTCTCATCTTTGCCTTATTTCTTATTTTCAGTCGATACGGTAAAGTGAAACTCGGAAAAGATGAAGATAAACCAGAATTCAAACGTCCCACTTGGTTTGCGATGCTGTTCAGTGCTGGAATGGGAATTGGGTTACTTTTTTTCGGTGTGTCTGAGCCCATCTCACATTTTGCTAGCCCACCATTAGGAGAAGCTGGGACTAGTGCCGCTGCAACTCAAGCCTTACGTTATACATACCTTCACTGGGGGTTTCACGCATGGGCAATTTATGCAACGATTGCATTAGGCTTGGCTTACTTTAAATTTAGAAAAGGGTACCCTGGATTAATGAGTGCTACCTTATATCCTATTTTAGGTGAAAAAACAAAAGGACCCATCGGCGGAATTATTGATGTTGTTGCTGTCTTTGCTACAATCTTTGGCGTTGCCGCTTCATTAGGGTTAGGCTCTGCTCAAATAAACGGTGGCTTAAGTTATGTCACTGGTATCCCAAATACATTCGGTATTCAATTACTAATTATTGGTATTATTACTGTTCTCTTCCTCATTTCAGCTGGAACAGGGATCAAAAAAGGTATAAAGTACTTAAGCAATACGAATATGATATTAGCAGTTCTTTTATTTTTTGGAGTGCTTTTCTTAGGTCCGACCGTCTTTTTATTAGAACTATTTACGACGACCTTTGGTTCATACATTCAAAACTTACCCGCTATGGGTTTACGACTAGCCCCATTTAATGCAAATGACGCAGCTTGGATTCAAGGATGGACAATTTTTTACTGGGCATGGTGGATTGCTTGGGCTCCTTTTGTCGGAACATTTATTGCACGAGTTTCAAAAGGACGAACCGTTAGAGAGTTTTTAGTAGCCGTTCTGTTCATCCCAACCATTGTTTGTAGTTTATGGTTTGCAGTATTCGGCGGAACTGGCATTCATCTTGAATATAATTTAGGAATTCCAGTTTCTGAACAAACCCTTGAGACAGCACTCTTTTTAGTATTTCAACAGCTGCCATTTAGTGCTTTGTTAATTCTCATTACTTTATTTTTAATTACTGTATTCTTCATTACATCGGCAGACTCTGCGACATTTGTCCTCGGTATGCAAACAACCAACGGAAGTTTAGAGCCGCCAAACATCGTCAAGTATGCTTGGGGAATATTATTATCCGCTTCAGCCGCAATTTTAATGTACACAGGCGGATTGGCTGGTATACAGACGGCGATTATCGTTAGTGCCTTTCCACTTACCTTTGTTCTTATAGCCATGTCATTTGCAATGGTTAAATCTCTAAAAGAGGAAGTCGGACCGAAGAAGCAAACAGATCCAGAAAAGAGCAAGAAAAAAACTAAGATTAAAGAACAGATTAATCCAACGTAA
- the gatB gene encoding Asp-tRNA(Asn)/Glu-tRNA(Gln) amidotransferase subunit GatB translates to MKFETVVGLEVHAELKTNSKIFCGCSTEFGAPPNTHTCPICLGHPGVLPVLNKQAVEYAMRAALALNCEIAEETKFDRKNYFYPDSPKAYQISQFDKPIGEHGSIEIEVNGEKKTIGITRIHLEEDAGKLTHSEYGDYSLVDFNRVGTPLIEIVSEPDIRTPEEAYAYLEKLKAILEYTEVSDCKMEEGSLRCDANISLRPVGQVEFGTKTELKNLNSFANVQKGLAYEEIRQEKELLEGNVIHQETRRWDDGKKETILMRVKEGSDDYRYFPDPDLVSIFIDEEWKNRVRSQIPELPYERQTRYIADLGLSEYDAQVLTASKAMSDFFEQALVHDGDAKLVANWLMGDVSAYLNSNDKEITDVPLTPENLTKMIALIEKGTISSKIAKTVFKEMIENGGDPETIVKEKGLVQISDEGELRNIVVAILDNNQQSVDDFKAGKQKAIGFLVGQVMKETKGKANPPMVNKIIVEEIGKR, encoded by the coding sequence ATGAAATTCGAAACGGTAGTTGGATTAGAAGTTCATGCTGAGTTAAAGACCAACTCAAAAATATTCTGTGGCTGTTCGACTGAGTTTGGTGCCCCGCCGAATACACATACATGTCCAATATGTTTAGGACATCCAGGCGTACTACCAGTCTTAAATAAACAAGCTGTTGAATATGCGATGAGAGCAGCATTGGCCTTGAATTGTGAAATTGCTGAAGAAACAAAATTTGATCGAAAAAATTATTTTTATCCAGACAGTCCAAAAGCTTACCAAATCTCGCAATTTGATAAGCCGATTGGAGAGCATGGATCAATAGAAATAGAAGTGAATGGTGAAAAGAAAACAATCGGAATTACACGTATTCATTTGGAAGAAGATGCGGGGAAACTAACACACTCGGAGTACGGGGATTATTCGTTAGTCGACTTTAACCGTGTTGGTACACCATTGATTGAAATCGTGTCTGAACCCGATATTCGTACACCAGAAGAAGCATATGCTTACTTAGAAAAGCTCAAAGCCATCTTGGAATATACAGAAGTTTCTGATTGTAAGATGGAGGAAGGTTCACTTCGTTGCGATGCTAATATTTCGCTACGGCCTGTAGGACAAGTCGAATTCGGTACAAAAACGGAATTAAAAAACTTAAACTCATTTGCTAACGTTCAAAAAGGGCTAGCTTATGAAGAAATTCGCCAAGAAAAAGAATTACTAGAAGGTAATGTTATTCATCAAGAAACACGTCGGTGGGATGATGGAAAAAAAGAGACCATCTTAATGCGTGTTAAAGAAGGTTCAGATGATTATCGTTACTTCCCAGACCCAGACCTCGTTTCGATTTTTATCGATGAGGAGTGGAAAAATCGTGTTCGTAGCCAAATTCCAGAGCTACCTTATGAACGCCAAACACGATATATTGCTGATCTTGGCCTTTCAGAATATGATGCACAAGTCTTGACTGCGTCTAAGGCAATGTCTGATTTCTTTGAGCAAGCCTTAGTCCATGATGGCGATGCTAAGCTTGTTGCCAACTGGCTCATGGGAGATGTATCGGCGTACTTAAATTCGAATGATAAAGAGATTACAGATGTACCGCTAACACCTGAGAATTTAACGAAAATGATTGCATTAATTGAAAAAGGAACGATCTCATCTAAGATTGCCAAAACCGTATTTAAAGAAATGATAGAAAATGGTGGAGACCCTGAAACTATTGTTAAAGAAAAAGGTCTCGTGCAAATTTCAGATGAAGGTGAATTGAGGAACATCGTTGTTGCGATTCTTGATAATAATCAACAATCGGTCGATGACTTTAAAGCTGGAAAGCAAAAAGCGATTGGTTTCCTTGTAGGACAAGTAATGAAAGAAACCAAAGGAAAAGCTAATCCACCGATGGTTAATAAAATTATCGTCGAAGAAATTGGAAAGCGCTAA
- the gatA gene encoding Asp-tRNA(Asn)/Glu-tRNA(Gln) amidotransferase subunit GatA, whose protein sequence is MSVLGGSISDLHNRLHNKEVSVSELVNASYERINAVDEKVKAFVTLDEERARGYAKKLDEALNSNAERGLLFGIPAGIKDNIVTRGLTTTCSSKLLANFEPMHNATVIENLQGAQSVTIGKLNMDEFAMGSSTENSGFFNTRNPWNTDYVPGGSSGGSAASVAAGEVVFSLGSDTGGSIRQPASYCGVVGLKPTYGRVSRFGLVAFASSLDQIGPITRTVEDNALVLQVLAGYDKMDSTSANIDTSDYLSALTEDVKGLKIAVPKEYLAEGVHEDVKNRILESLKVLEGLGATWEEVSLPHSKYAVATYYLLASSEASANLARFDGVRYGVRSDNAANLIEMYKETRSNGFGDEVKRRIMLGTYALSSGYYDAYYKKAQKVRTLIKKDFEDVFENYDVIIGPTAPTTAFKIGEKVNDPLTMYANDILTIPVNLAGVPAISIPCGLGENGLPIGLQVIGKHFDENTVYRVAHAFEQATDHHKAKPEL, encoded by the coding sequence ATGTCAGTATTAGGTGGAAGTATTTCTGATTTACATAATCGCTTACATAACAAAGAAGTGTCTGTTTCAGAATTAGTAAACGCATCATATGAAAGAATTAATGCTGTTGATGAAAAGGTTAAGGCATTTGTAACATTAGATGAAGAAAGAGCACGAGGTTATGCCAAAAAGCTAGATGAAGCACTTAATTCAAATGCTGAACGGGGACTGCTTTTCGGGATTCCAGCAGGAATCAAAGATAACATTGTAACTAGAGGTTTAACGACAACTTGTTCGAGTAAGTTATTAGCTAACTTTGAACCTATGCATAATGCAACCGTCATCGAAAATTTACAAGGGGCACAATCTGTGACAATCGGTAAACTTAATATGGACGAGTTTGCGATGGGATCATCAACGGAAAACTCAGGTTTTTTTAATACTAGAAACCCATGGAATACCGATTATGTACCAGGAGGGTCAAGTGGAGGTTCTGCAGCATCTGTAGCAGCAGGAGAAGTTGTGTTTTCGTTAGGTTCAGATACTGGAGGATCAATTCGTCAACCTGCCTCCTATTGTGGGGTTGTGGGATTAAAGCCGACTTATGGTCGTGTTTCTCGATTTGGATTAGTCGCATTTGCATCATCTTTAGACCAGATTGGTCCGATTACACGTACGGTTGAAGACAATGCGCTAGTACTTCAAGTATTAGCTGGATACGACAAAATGGACTCAACCTCTGCTAATATTGATACTTCTGATTATCTATCAGCTTTAACTGAAGATGTTAAAGGCTTAAAGATTGCAGTGCCAAAAGAATATCTAGCTGAAGGGGTTCATGAAGATGTTAAGAATCGCATCTTAGAATCTTTAAAAGTGTTAGAAGGATTAGGCGCTACATGGGAAGAAGTATCGTTACCACACTCAAAATATGCAGTTGCAACGTACTATTTACTAGCTTCTTCAGAGGCTTCAGCCAACTTAGCTCGATTTGATGGCGTTCGTTATGGCGTGCGTTCGGATAATGCTGCTAATTTAATTGAAATGTATAAAGAAACAAGAAGTAATGGATTCGGTGATGAAGTAAAGCGCCGCATTATGCTCGGAACGTATGCACTTAGCTCAGGTTATTACGATGCTTACTATAAAAAAGCTCAAAAAGTTCGTACATTAATTAAAAAAGACTTTGAAGACGTATTTGAAAACTATGATGTCATAATTGGCCCAACCGCACCGACAACAGCGTTTAAAATTGGTGAAAAGGTCAATGATCCATTGACGATGTATGCAAATGATATTTTAACCATTCCAGTTAATTTGGCTGGTGTACCAGCGATCTCCATTCCATGTGGGTTAGGAGAGAATGGGTTACCTATTGGATTACAAGTTATCGGTAAACATTTTGATGAAAACACAGTTTACCGTGTAGCCCACGCTTTTGAACAAGCGACCGATCATCATAAAGCGAAACCAGAACTATAA
- the gatC gene encoding Asp-tRNA(Asn)/Glu-tRNA(Gln) amidotransferase subunit GatC: MARITKDQVKHVAHLARLSVTEEEAEMFTQQLDAIISFAEQLNELDTDGIEATTHVLDVRNVLREDEVKPSLPREEVLKNAPDEQDGQVKVPSILE, translated from the coding sequence ATGGCACGTATCACAAAAGATCAGGTGAAACATGTCGCTCATTTAGCACGTTTATCTGTTACAGAAGAAGAGGCGGAGATGTTTACACAACAACTAGATGCAATCATCTCATTTGCTGAGCAACTAAATGAGCTAGATACGGATGGTATTGAGGCGACTACACATGTACTTGATGTACGTAATGTATTGCGTGAAGATGAAGTAAAACCATCGTTACCGAGAGAAGAGGTATTAAAGAACGCACCAGATGAGCAGGATGGACAAGTAAAAGTTCCGTCGATCCTTGAGTAG
- a CDS encoding CamS family sex pheromone protein gives MIKRAIPLVLCSVIFLSGCFPFLQPEEQLVEEEEYGEDQTVELSPEVYTPENYYRSVLYDGSYTHGEARGFSTAVVHNRLDLEHLELGLMELANERFDPDKYFFREGQYISRTELNNWLMRYDESDNPNGLNPALGSGDTLREQEENQPRYLSHILEHNYLVENANGQLELGGVVIGLSMNTIYNYRIYDEQGRIYRYEVDINQSKLESEGKRMAEEVVARLRSPNREGGILEDVPIIVALFQEEKREAIVPGNFIMKGLAEPQRQIDRWQGINQKYYFYPSTLANNEQRNDAERFLKFKDEINDFFDNYVGVVGMGSYKDEQLRELTIEIPIRFQGKAEIIALTQFSADRIAQRFPSNLKIQVYITSVVGQEAIIVRNPNEEPFIHVYR, from the coding sequence ATGATAAAACGAGCGATACCGCTTGTACTCTGTAGTGTCATCTTTTTATCAGGTTGTTTTCCTTTTTTACAACCAGAAGAACAGTTAGTAGAAGAGGAAGAGTATGGGGAAGATCAAACTGTTGAATTGAGTCCAGAAGTATATACACCTGAAAATTATTATCGAAGTGTCTTATATGATGGTTCTTATACTCATGGAGAAGCTAGAGGCTTTAGTACTGCCGTCGTACACAATCGATTGGATTTAGAACATTTGGAATTGGGTTTAATGGAACTGGCAAATGAAAGGTTCGATCCAGATAAGTATTTTTTTAGAGAAGGACAATATATTTCTAGAACTGAATTGAATAATTGGTTAATGCGATATGATGAATCGGATAATCCAAATGGTCTAAATCCTGCACTAGGATCTGGTGATACATTAAGGGAACAAGAAGAGAACCAACCGCGCTACCTTTCTCATATACTAGAACATAATTATCTCGTAGAAAATGCAAATGGACAGCTTGAATTAGGTGGAGTTGTCATCGGGCTATCCATGAATACAATTTATAATTATCGAATTTATGACGAGCAAGGTCGGATATACAGGTACGAGGTGGACATCAATCAGTCCAAGTTAGAGTCAGAAGGCAAACGTATGGCCGAAGAAGTGGTGGCGCGTTTGCGTTCCCCAAATCGTGAAGGTGGAATATTAGAAGATGTCCCAATCATTGTTGCTCTGTTTCAAGAGGAAAAACGAGAAGCCATCGTACCTGGTAATTTTATTATGAAGGGTCTTGCTGAGCCACAACGTCAAATTGATAGGTGGCAAGGAATTAATCAAAAGTATTATTTTTACCCTTCTACTCTTGCAAATAATGAACAGCGAAATGACGCTGAACGTTTTTTAAAGTTTAAAGATGAGATCAATGATTTCTTTGATAACTATGTTGGTGTAGTTGGAATGGGGTCTTATAAAGATGAACAACTAAGGGAATTAACGATTGAAATTCCAATTCGTTTTCAAGGGAAGGCTGAGATTATTGCATTAACGCAGTTTTCGGCAGATCGAATTGCTCAACGTTTTCCTAGCAACTTAAAAATTCAAGTTTATATTACTTCTGTTGTTGGCCAAGAAGCAATTATTGTTAGAAACCCTAATGAAGAACCGTTTATTCACGTTTATCGTTAG
- the ligA gene encoding NAD-dependent DNA ligase LigA: MEKHEAKSRIEKLRELLNEYGHHYYGLDKPIVSDAEYDQLMQELISLEEQFPEFITSDSPTVRVGGEPLPFFDKVQHDVPMLSLGNAFNEDDLRDFDRRVRQGLTNGEPTYSCELKIDGLAVSLKYEQGKFVRGATRGDGTIGEDITQNLKTIRSIPLRLKEEVTIEVRGEAFMPKSSFTTLNEAKEAVGEEKFANPRNAAAGSLRQLNPKVAAKRNLDIFLYSISRIENETITSHHQALNYIKQLGLKINQESRYCKRIDEVIEYVQSWVEKRANLPYEIDGIVIKVDALEQQKTLGFTAKSPRWAIAYKFPAEEVVTKLTGIDLNVGRTGVVTPTAILEPVTVAGTTVKRASLHNEDLIREKDIKIGDSVVVKKAGDIIPEVVNVLLELRTGEEQDFHMPTHCPECESELVRLEEEVALRCINPKCPAQIREGLTHFVSRNAMNIDGLGERVIAQLFAEGLVEDVADLYKLKREQLIELERMGEKSVENLLNAIETTKINSLEKLLFGLGIRFVGAKAAKTLAMHFETIEAIQEADFETLKSVNEIGEKMANSIVNYFEQVEVQDLIGELRELGVNMTYTGPKLPSTEDVKESPFLNKTIVLTGKLTQLTRDEAKQKIEALGGKVTGSVSKKTDLVVAGEDAGSKLAKAEQLGITVWSEEQFIQETAN, from the coding sequence ATGGAAAAACATGAAGCGAAATCTCGAATTGAAAAGCTTAGAGAGCTTCTAAATGAATATGGTCACCATTACTATGGATTAGACAAACCGATTGTTTCGGATGCCGAATATGATCAATTAATGCAGGAACTGATCTCACTAGAAGAGCAATTTCCTGAATTTATAACGAGTGATTCTCCGACGGTTCGAGTTGGCGGAGAACCTCTCCCATTTTTTGATAAGGTACAGCATGATGTTCCTATGTTAAGCTTAGGAAATGCATTCAATGAAGACGACTTAAGAGACTTTGACCGTCGCGTAAGGCAAGGTTTAACTAACGGGGAACCGACGTATAGTTGTGAATTGAAAATAGATGGACTAGCAGTTTCATTGAAATATGAACAAGGAAAATTTGTTCGTGGGGCGACACGTGGGGATGGCACGATAGGTGAAGACATTACTCAAAATCTAAAAACGATTCGTTCTATTCCTTTGCGCTTAAAAGAAGAAGTCACGATAGAAGTTCGTGGCGAAGCATTCATGCCGAAAAGCTCATTCACGACATTGAATGAGGCAAAAGAAGCTGTGGGAGAAGAAAAATTTGCGAATCCTAGAAATGCAGCTGCCGGCTCCTTACGTCAGTTAAATCCAAAGGTTGCAGCCAAACGGAATCTTGATATCTTTCTCTATTCAATTAGTAGAATTGAAAACGAAACAATCACCTCACACCATCAAGCATTGAATTATATAAAACAGTTAGGGCTAAAAATTAACCAAGAAAGCCGTTATTGTAAAAGAATTGATGAAGTAATTGAGTATGTCCAAAGTTGGGTTGAAAAGCGTGCTAACTTACCGTATGAAATCGATGGGATCGTAATTAAAGTTGACGCCCTCGAGCAACAAAAAACACTAGGCTTTACTGCGAAAAGTCCACGATGGGCGATTGCATATAAGTTTCCAGCAGAAGAAGTTGTAACAAAATTGACTGGTATTGATTTAAATGTTGGTCGTACAGGGGTAGTGACACCAACAGCGATCCTCGAGCCTGTAACGGTTGCTGGGACTACTGTGAAACGCGCTTCTTTACACAATGAAGATTTAATTCGTGAAAAGGATATAAAGATTGGTGATTCGGTTGTCGTAAAGAAAGCTGGAGACATTATTCCAGAAGTTGTTAACGTACTACTTGAATTACGTACGGGCGAAGAGCAAGATTTTCATATGCCAACTCACTGTCCAGAATGTGAAAGTGAGCTTGTTCGACTTGAAGAGGAAGTGGCATTACGATGTATTAACCCGAAATGCCCAGCTCAAATTCGTGAAGGTTTAACACACTTTGTTTCCCGTAACGCGATGAATATCGATGGCTTAGGAGAGAGAGTGATTGCTCAATTATTTGCAGAAGGTCTCGTCGAAGATGTAGCGGATCTTTATAAGTTGAAACGAGAACAACTAATAGAACTAGAGAGAATGGGCGAGAAGTCTGTTGAAAATCTACTAAACGCAATAGAGACCACTAAGATAAATTCGCTAGAGAAATTATTATTTGGTTTAGGGATACGGTTTGTTGGAGCTAAAGCAGCCAAAACGTTAGCGATGCATTTTGAAACGATAGAAGCGATACAAGAAGCGGATTTCGAGACATTGAAATCAGTAAATGAAATTGGTGAAAAAATGGCCAATTCAATTGTTAATTACTTTGAACAAGTTGAGGTACAAGATTTAATTGGTGAACTTCGTGAACTTGGAGTTAATATGACTTACACAGGACCTAAATTACCTTCAACTGAAGATGTTAAGGAAAGTCCATTCTTAAATAAAACCATCGTACTTACTGGGAAATTAACCCAGTTAACGAGAGATGAAGCGAAGCAAAAGATTGAAGCTTTAGGCGGAAAAGTTACGGGAAGTGTTAGTAAAAAAACTGATTTAGTAGTGGCTGGAGAAGATGCAGGTTCCAAGTTAGCCAAAGCAGAACAGTTAGGTATTACCGTATGGAGTGAAGAACAGTTCATTCAAGAAACTGCTAACTAA
- the pcrA gene encoding DNA helicase PcrA translates to MFGGVDVQSKLMEKMLSGLNPEQRKAVQHTEGPLLLMAGAGSGKTRVLTHRIAYIIREKGVAPYNILAITFTNKAAREMKDRVAQIVGGTAENIWISTFHSMCVRILRRDIDRIGFSRNFTILDGSDQLSVIKQILKTKNIDPKKFEPRSILGTISSAKNELKRAEEFSKTASSLYEQTAAEVYVEYEKQLRKNQSLDFDDLIMTTIRLFKLVPEVLEYYQRKFQYIHVDEYQDTNKAQYVLVNMLAEKYKNICVVGDSDQSIYRWRGADIANILSFEKDYPSATVILLEQNYRSTKTILEAANKVIEKNSKRKPKKLWTENEEGCKIVRYEADTEQDEAYYVIGKIKEATRSGSSNSDVAILYRTNAQSRVMEELLVKSNIEYNIVGGTKFYDRKEIKDVLAYLRLISNPDDDISLQRIINVPKRGIGAATVDRILEYGANQGISMFQVLQEIEQVGLSARVVSKLDDFSKQMNNWINMQEYLSVTELVEEVLEKSGYRDMLKNEKTIEAQSRLENIDEFLSVTVEFEKSSEDKSLIAFLTDLALVADIDQLDEDKEKPTEVVTLMTMHSAKGLEFPIVFIIGMEEGVFPHSRSLFEEEEMEEERRLAYVGITRAEQQLYLTNARSRTLFGRTNANAPSRFLKEIPEYCLEEVEKPEPMWAKTSRLNSPSMPKRNVTFSRPVASTSGGEGFEWAVGDKAEHGKWGIGTVVSKKGEGEHIELDIAFPKPIGVKRLVAKFAPIKKV, encoded by the coding sequence ATGTTTGGTGGTGTGGATGTGCAAAGTAAATTAATGGAAAAGATGTTATCAGGGTTAAATCCAGAACAAAGAAAAGCCGTTCAACATACAGAAGGACCTTTATTACTAATGGCTGGAGCTGGAAGTGGTAAAACGAGAGTTTTAACGCACCGAATTGCCTATATCATTCGTGAAAAGGGAGTAGCGCCGTACAATATTCTCGCAATTACATTTACAAATAAGGCAGCACGAGAAATGAAAGATCGTGTAGCTCAAATTGTAGGTGGAACTGCCGAAAATATATGGATTTCGACGTTCCACTCGATGTGTGTCCGAATATTAAGAAGAGATATCGACCGAATTGGGTTTAGCCGCAATTTTACTATATTAGATGGGTCCGATCAATTGTCCGTGATTAAACAAATTTTAAAAACAAAAAATATTGATCCGAAAAAATTTGAGCCCAGAAGTATTTTAGGTACGATTAGTTCTGCCAAAAATGAATTGAAAAGAGCGGAAGAATTCTCCAAAACAGCAAGTAGTCTGTATGAACAAACTGCAGCGGAAGTTTATGTGGAGTATGAGAAGCAGTTAAGGAAAAATCAATCATTAGACTTTGATGATCTTATCATGACAACGATTAGGCTGTTTAAACTTGTACCTGAAGTTCTGGAATATTATCAACGAAAATTTCAATATATTCACGTCGATGAGTATCAGGATACAAATAAAGCTCAATACGTACTAGTGAATATGCTTGCTGAAAAGTATAAAAATATTTGTGTTGTTGGAGACTCGGATCAATCTATTTATCGTTGGCGTGGTGCGGATATTGCTAATATCCTTTCATTTGAAAAAGACTATCCAAGCGCAACTGTTATTTTGTTAGAGCAAAATTACCGATCGACAAAAACAATCTTAGAAGCAGCAAACAAGGTGATCGAAAAGAACTCTAAAAGAAAGCCAAAAAAGCTTTGGACTGAAAATGAAGAAGGATGTAAAATTGTTCGTTATGAAGCTGATACTGAGCAAGATGAGGCATATTACGTTATTGGAAAAATTAAAGAAGCGACGCGTAGCGGCAGTAGTAACTCTGATGTAGCGATACTTTACCGTACGAATGCTCAATCCCGTGTGATGGAGGAATTACTTGTTAAATCGAATATTGAATATAACATTGTCGGCGGGACGAAATTCTATGATCGTAAAGAAATTAAAGATGTTTTGGCCTACTTACGTTTAATTTCAAACCCTGATGATGATATAAGTTTGCAACGTATTATTAACGTTCCGAAACGTGGAATTGGAGCTGCAACGGTTGACCGTATTTTAGAATATGGAGCTAATCAAGGAATTTCTATGTTTCAAGTACTTCAAGAAATTGAACAAGTTGGACTCAGTGCAAGGGTTGTTAGTAAACTTGATGATTTCTCGAAGCAAATGAATAACTGGATTAATATGCAAGAGTATTTATCTGTCACTGAACTTGTTGAGGAAGTTTTGGAGAAATCAGGATACCGTGACATGTTGAAAAATGAAAAAACAATAGAAGCACAAAGTCGACTAGAAAATATTGATGAGTTTTTATCCGTTACTGTTGAATTTGAAAAAAGCAGTGAGGATAAATCGTTAATTGCATTTTTAACGGACCTTGCGCTTGTTGCTGATATTGATCAACTCGATGAAGATAAGGAAAAGCCAACAGAAGTGGTTACATTAATGACAATGCACTCTGCTAAAGGCTTAGAGTTCCCAATTGTCTTTATTATTGGAATGGAAGAAGGGGTTTTTCCGCATAGTCGGTCTCTTTTTGAAGAGGAAGAAATGGAAGAAGAACGTCGTCTAGCGTACGTAGGAATTACTCGAGCAGAGCAACAGCTATACCTAACTAATGCAAGAAGTCGTACATTGTTTGGTCGTACAAATGCGAATGCACCTTCTCGCTTCCTCAAAGAAATTCCTGAATATTGTTTAGAAGAAGTGGAAAAGCCTGAGCCAATGTGGGCTAAAACCTCTCGTCTTAATTCTCCTAGTATGCCTAAACGAAATGTAACATTTTCAAGACCTGTAGCATCGACTTCAGGTGGAGAAGGGTTTGAATGGGCTGTTGGGGATAAAGCAGAGCATGGAAAATGGGGAATTGGTACGGTCGTGAGTAAGAAAGGTGAAGGAGAACATATTGAACTCGATATTGCCTTTCCGAAGCCTATAGGTGTAAAACGGTTAGTGGCAAAATTTGCGCCGATTAAAAAGGTGTAA